A DNA window from Phragmites australis chromosome 11, lpPhrAust1.1, whole genome shotgun sequence contains the following coding sequences:
- the LOC133885398 gene encoding pentatricopeptide repeat-containing protein At4g35850, mitochondrial-like produces the protein MGRCVDSAFDLGASAHLNFNRPSYNPTADADGKSSLKPFSFLSSSSSAQRHHPLPTVDAMGLLLKNSLLLQGRLRHVAAAAFTARRGAATSTEEYRRRNYADNTSEYNTVIGSLVAQRRPYLLRDAYDDMILDGVQPVRDTFHTLIVGTMKGSRLQDALYFRDQMKEMGLQPDVNLYNFLISTCGKCKNSDAAIMLLEEMKAHGVKLKGETYICLLNALAATGRTDQVYAIVSDMSAAGLGLNKFCYAGLITAFKNKTPTTEETMAKILDFVEQSKGWQYVERVSKDSAENIMMNVSEEELYNLPTAEYVNRRGGFVFKQFTVYHVAIHACAELRSKETLEALLDMFSKDNRDGSTYDAFIVMQAMRCYLRCGDIDSAVKMFEEYSSSRSPPAELYVTLAEGAMIGHTPKGMQLAQETIEKMISRNFFLNSRMGTDLLLAAAGERTGGYTTANYVWDLLESRNITPSLPAVEVYHKGLKGREIPSDDPRLLKVTRVLDNLSLRFGPRRNTQ, from the exons ATGGGCCGTTGTGTCGATTCTGCTTTCGATCTAGGAGCTTCGGCCCATCTCAATTTCAACCGTCCAAGCTACAATCCGACGGCGGATGCTGACGGGAAGAGCAGCCTTAAacccttctccttcctttcgtcttcctcctccgcgCAACGCCACCACCCCCTCCCCACCGTCGACGCCATGGGCCTCCTCCTCAAGAATTCCCTCCTACTCCAGG GGCGGTTGCGCcatgtggcggcggcggcgttcacggcgcggcgcggcgcggcgacATCGACGGAAGAGTACAGGCGCCGGAACTACGCCGACAACACCTCCGAGTACAACACCGTCATCGGGTCCCTTGTCGCCCAGCGCAG GCCCTACCTTTTGCGTGATGCTTATGATGACATGATACTTGACGGGGTGCAGCCCGTGCGTGACACATTCCACACACTCATAGTTGGTACCATGAAAGGCAGCCGGCTACAGGATGCACTCTACTTCCGTGATCAGATGAAAGAAATGGGCTTGCAGCCTGAT GTTAACCTGTACAACTTCTTGATCTCCACTTGTGGAAAATGCAAGAATTCAGATGCAGCCATCATG CTTTTAGAAGAAATGAAGGCGCATGGCGTTAAGTTGAAAGGAGAAACCTACATTTGTCTATTGAATGCACTTGCAGCAACTGGGCGTACTGATCAAGT GTATGCCATAGTTAGTGATATGAGTGCCGCTGGCCTTGGATTAAACAAGTTTTGTTATGCTGGACTGATAACTGCATTCAAGAACAAGACACCAACCACAGAAGAGACTATGGCAAAG ATTCTTGACTTTGTCGAGCAGTCCAAAGGTTGGCAATATGTTGAAAGAGTATCGAAGGACAGTGCTGAGAATATAATGATGAATGTGTCAGAGGAAGAGCTGTACAACCTACCAACAGCAGAATATGTAAATAGACGGGGAGGATTTGTCTTTAAACAGTTTACAGTTTATCATGTTGCTATCCATGCTTGTGCAGAATTGCGGAGCAAAGAG ACACTTGAAGCACTTCTTGACATGTTCAGTAAAGATAATAGAGATGGATCTACTTATGATGCCTTCATTGTGATGCAAGCTATGAG GTGTTATCTACGATGTGGAGATATTGATTCTGCTGTTAAGATGTTTGAAGAGTACTCAAGCTCAAGATCCCCACCTGCAGAGTTGTATGTG ACACTTGCTGAGGGAGCTATGATTGGGCATACTCCAAAAGGAATGCAACTTGCTCAAGAAACCATA GAGAAAATGATTTCAAGAAATTTCTTCTTGAACTCCAGGATGGGAACTGATCTCCTACTTGCAGCTGCTGGTGAAAGG ACTGGTGGATATACGACTGCAAATTATGTCTGGGATCTCCTGGAAAGCCGTAATATTACTCCATCACTTCCTGCTGTTGAAGTATACCACAAGGGTCTTAAG GGACGGGAAATTCCTTCTGATGATCCACGGCTTCTCAAAGTTACACGTGTTTTGGACAATCTGAGCCTCCGATTTGGACCAAGAAGAAATACTCAGTAA